Proteins from a single region of Plasmodium brasilianum strain Bolivian I chromosome 13, whole genome shotgun sequence:
- a CDS encoding DNA topoisomerase 2, with translation MAKNKTIEERYQKKSQIEHILLRPDTYIGSVEMHTQLLWVWNKEKNRMVQKNITYVPGLYKIFDEIIVNAADVKAREKPKSDNPMTCIKIEINKEQKKISVYNDGEGIPVEIHKEMNIYVPHMIFGELLTSDNYDDAEDRITGGRNGFGAKLTNIFSKEFVVYCGDSERKKEFKMTWSDNMSKVSEPIIKNYSGKDYVKVTFKPDLVKFGMTEMDEDIESLLYKRVYDLAGTCSVRVYLNGTRLSVKDFKSYVDLYLKDNSANGNGNGSNNKNNTNKENQNGNAEVSANQTMDNLDVSLSNEPGEVSPSKSNAANGNGNGNGSGSGNINDEEELVKIHEKQHRWEIVVSKTDGSQFQQVSFVNSICTTKGGSHVNYIVEQLLNSLSKRANAKNKGGMEIKSGHIKNHLWVFVNCLIVNPTFDSQTKETLTTKPVKFGSKCILSEKTINNVLKSPILSNILLWAQAKAQVELRKKMKAGSSKARERIIGIPKLEDANDAGSKYSQECTLILTEGDSAKTSCLAGLSIVGRDKYGVFPLKGKLLNVRDASFKQLMDNKEIQNIFKIMGLDITDKNKDDLKGLRYGSLMIMTDQDYDGSHIKGLLINMIHKFWPSLLKHKGFLSEFVTPIVKVQKGNQEYSFFTIAEYEQWKESTNLVGWKIKYYKGLGTSTDKEFKQYFSDIKNHKIVFLWTGDRDGDSIDMAFSKKRIEDRKLWLQNFILGSYVDHKEKDLSYYDFVNKELIYYSRYDTERSIPNIMDGWKPGQRKVLYGCFKRNLKNECKVAQLVGYIAEHSAYHHGESSLQQTIINMAQTFVGSNNINFLEPCGQFGSRKEGGKDASAARYIFTKLASSTRSIFNEYDDPILKYLNEEGQKIEPQYYIPVIPTILVNGCEGIGTGYSSFIPNYNYLDIINNIKRYINKEPLIPMIPWYKDFKGRIESNGKTGYETIGIIKKIDDETLEITELPIKRWTQDYKEFLEELLTDEKHQLIIDYIDNSSHEDICFTIKMDPVKLKRAEEEGLEKIFKLKSTLTTTNMTLFDPNLKLQRYSTELDILKEFCFHRLKAYENRKSYLIAKLEKEKKIISNKSKFILAIVNNELIVNKKKKKVLVEELYRKGYDPYKDINKIKKEEIFEQELLESGENPEDNEEIIAGISVKDYDYLLGMPIFSLTLEKVEDLLSQLKEKERELEILKNITIETMWLKDIEKVEEAIEYQRNVELANREESNRFKVARKQGGSAFRKKKKKKKLTSDDDSPGDDSSDSSEFLLHTLNIKKTKKMPNNNATSSARKRLKKTEDDNSNNNINGSSDINGTNNISHRSNNDFNDSSILVNSEVYSNNMTYAKNVDDSYGSSSPKDNDSSIIVDKTPSIPVGTSENITISPNSIININDFSGIKNKLLELENKKKPRLTLAEKIKMKNAEKKSSPSKKSTGGRTPSNKKKSTLLDDSKSKKSLTYDSDDSSNDVESVDDSDSSFNI, from the exons atggcgaaaaacaaaacaatcGAAGAGAGGTATCAGAAAAAGTCACAGATAGAACATATTCTGCTGAGGCCTGATACCTACATAGGAAGTGTCGAAATGCATACACAGTTGTTATGGGTTtggaataaagaaaagaatcGTATGGTTCAAAAGAATATAACATATGTACCAGggttatataaaatattcgaTGAAATTATTGTAAATGCAGCAGATGTAAAAGCTAGGGAAAAGCCGAAGAGTGACAACCCTATGACttgtataaaaatagaaataaataaagaacagaaaaaaataagtgtaTATAATGATGGTGAAGGTATACCAGTAGAAATACATaaagaaatgaatatatatgttcctCATATGATTTTTGGGGAATTGTTAACATCGGATAATTATGATGATGCAGAAGATCGAATTACTGGAGGCAGAAATGGATTTGGagcaaaattaacaaatatttttagtaaaGAGTTTGTTGTATATTGTGGTGATAGTGagaggaaaaaagaatttaaaatGACATGGTCAGATAATATGTCAAAAGTTTCTGAACCgatcataaaaaattatagtggAAAAGATTATGTAAAGGTTACATTTAAACCTGATTTAGTAAAATTTGGAATGACTGAAATGGATGAAGATATAGAAAGTTTGCTGTACAAGAGGGTATACGACTTAGCTGGTACTTGTAGTGTGAGGGTTTATTTAAACGGAACAAGGTTAAGTGTGAAAGATTTTAAAAGTTACGTAGATTTATATTTGAAGGATAATTCAGCAAATGGAAATGGGAATGgtagtaacaataaaaataatactaataagGAAAATCAGAATGGCAATGCGGAAGTTAGCGCTAATCAGACTATGGACAATTTAGATGTTAGTTTGTCAAATGAACCCGGGGAGGTATCCCCATCTAAGAGCAATGCGGCTAATGGGAATGGAAATGGCAATGGAAGCGGAAGTGGAAACATTAATGATGAAGAGGAGCTGGTAAAAATACATGAAAAGCAACATCGATGGGAAATAGTTGTATCAAAAACAGATGGGTCTCAGTTCCAACAAGTGTCTTTTGTTAACAGTATATGTACAACGAAAGGAGGATCACACGTTAATTATATAGTTGAACAACTACTTAATTCACTTAGTAAAAGAgcaaatgcaaaaaataaaggaggAATGGAAATAAAATCTGGACATATAAAGAATCATTTATGGGTATTTGTAAACTGTTTAATTGTTAATCCTACTTTTGATTCTCAAACAAAAGAAACGTTAACTACTAAACCTGTGAAATTTGGTAGTAAATGTATCTTATCTGAAAAGACTATAAATAATGTGTTAAAAAGTCCTATCttaagtaatattttattatgggCTCAAGCTAAAGCACAAGTGgagttaagaaaaaaaatgaaagctGGATCTTCTAAAGCCAGGGAAAGAATTATCGGTATCCCTAAGTTAGAAGATGCTAATGATGCAGGTAGTAAATATAGTCAAGAATGTACCTTAATATTAACAGAAGGAGATAGTGCTAAAACGTCCTGTTTAGCTGGTTTATCTATTGTAGGTAGAGATAAATATGGTGTGTTTCCATTGAAAggtaaattattaaatgtaaGAGATGCTTCGTTCAAACAATTAATGGACAACaaagaaatacaaaatattttcaaaattatggGCTTAGATATTACAGATAAGAATAAAGATGATCTGAAAGGATTACGATACGGTTCTCTTATGATCATGACAGATCAAGATTATGACGGATCGCACATTAAAGGATTGCTAATTAATATGATACATAAATTTTGGCCCAGtttattaaaacataaagGATTCTTAAGTGAATTTGTTACGCCCATTGTTAAAGTACAAAAGGGTAATCAggaatattctttttttacaattgCAGAATATGAACAATGGAAAGAAAGCACAAATTTAGTTGggtggaaaataaaatactacAAAGGGCTTGGTACTTCAACAGATAAAGAatttaaacaatatttttcagATATAAAGAATCataaaatagtatttttatGGACAGGGGATAGAGATGGAGATTCAATTGATATGGCatttagtaaaaaaagaattgaaGATAGAAAATTGTGgttacaaaattttattcttggTTCATATGTAGATCATAAGGAAAAAGATTTATCATATTACGATTTtgtaaataaagaattaatttattattcaaGATATGATACAGAAAGAAGTATACCGAACATTATGGATGGATGGAAACCTGGTCAAAGAAAAGTACTATATGGCtgttttaaaagaaatttaaaaaatgaatgtaaAGTAGCACAATTAGTTGGATATATAGCAGAGCATAGTGCATATCATCATGGAGAGTCTTCATTACAACAGACCATTATTAACATGGCACAAACATTTGTAGGatcaaataatattaacttttTAGAACCATGTGGACAATTTGGTAGTAGAAAAGAGGGAGGAAAAGATGCATCAGCAGCTAGGTATATTTTTACCAAATTGGCTAGTTCGACAAGaagtatatttaatgaatatgatgatcctatattaaaatatttaaacgaAGAAGGTCAAAAAATAGAACCACAATATTATATACCTGTTATACCAACTATACTGGTGAATGGTTGTGAAGGAATAGGAACAGGATATTCATCATTTATTCcgaattataattatttagatattattaataatattaagagatacataaataaagaaCCTTTAATACCTATGATTCCATGGTACAAAGATTTTAAGGGTAGAATAGAATCAAATGGAAAAACTGGTTATGAAACTATtggtataataaaaaagatagatGATGAGACCTTAGAAATTACTGAATTGCCTATTAAAAGATGGACACAAGATTATAAAGAATTCTTGGAAGAATTACTAACAGATGAAAAGCATCAATTAATTATAGACTATATAGACAACAGTTCACATGAAGATATATGTTTTACTATCAAAATGGATcctgtaaaattaaaaagagcAGAAGAAGAAGGactagaaaaaatatttaaactaAAGAGTACATTAACTACAACAAATATGACGCTATTCGATCCAAATCTCAAATTACAGAGATATTCAACTGAGCTCGATATATTGAAAGAATTTTGTTTCCACAGATTAAAAGCTtatgaaaatagaaaaagctATTTAATAGCTAAAttggaaaaggaaaaaaaaattatttcaaataaGAGCAAATTTATATTAGCTATAGTTAATAATGAACTTAtagttaacaaaaaaaaaaagaaagtactTGTTGAAGAGTTGTATAGAAAAGGCTATGATCCTTATaaagatattaataaaataaaaaaagaagaaatatttgAACAAGAATTACTAGAGTCAGGTGAAAACCCAGAAGATAACGAAGAAATTATTGCTGGTATATCCGTAAAAGATTATGATTATTTATTAGGTATGCCTATATTTAGTCTCACGTTAGAAAAAGTAGAAGATCTATTATCACAACTTAAGGAGAAGGAAAGAGAACTAgaaatactaaaaaatattactattgAAACAATGTGGCTGAAGGATATTGAAAAGGTAGAAGAAGCCATTGAATATCAACGAAATGTTGAGTTAGCTAACCGAGAGGAAAGTAACAGATTTAAGGTAGCCAGAAAACAGGGAGGAAGTGCTTttaggaaaaagaaaaagaagaaaaagttaACGAGTGATGACGATTCCCCAGGTGATGATTCATCTGATAGTAGTGAATTCTTACTTCATACtctgaatattaaaaaaacaaaaaaaatgccTAATAATAATGCGACTAGTAGTGCTAGAAAGAGATTGAAAAAAACAGAGGACGacaatagtaacaataatatcaATGGTAGTAGTGATATAAATGGTACTAACAACATCAGTCATCGTAGTAATAATGATTTTAACGACTCGTCCATATTAGTTAACAGCGAAGTATATAGCAATAATATGACTTATGCAAAAAATGTTGATGACTC TTATGGAAGTAGTTCACCTAAGGACAACGATAGTAGTATTATAGTAGACAAAACACCTAGCATACCTGTAGGCACTAGTgaaaatattactatatcACCGAATAGTATAATAAACATTAACGACTTTTCAggcattaaaaataagttacTAGAGCTTG aaaataagaagaagCCAAGACTGACCCTAGCTGAAAagattaaaatgaaaaacgcAGAAAAGAAGAGCTCCCCTTCTAAAAAGAGCACAGGAGGACGAACTCCCTCGAACAAGAAAAAG AGCACATTATTAGATGATTCAAAATCGAAGAAGTCGTTAACTTATGATAGTGACGATTCCAGCAATGAT GTTGAATCAGTGGATGATAGTGACAGTTCATtcaatatatag